In a genomic window of Saccharothrix sp. HUAS TT1:
- a CDS encoding GAF domain-containing protein, giving the protein MQPDPGRLAHVRDVVLGGDRARGARQLIVDSWRRSLAARVDPERHEAPVVLDPDEVADLRGAHPLAAVLPVLRETLLGIADEAQHVMIVTDADGNVLWCEGSTSVRGLAERVRLTEGACWAESSAGTNAMGTALAVGAPVTVHSAEHLVRTYHGWTCSASPVRDPDTGRTIGVVDVSGPLSSTHPAMAALVSAAARLAESQAQVRLAARDERLRAVNLRHLVGLRGEPGALLGPSGRVLTAVPDLPVARVDVTADRVRLPDGREALLEPLDEGYLLRVPRPGNRRPVLSLRFLGEPTGSLDGRPLALSLRHAELLTALALHPRGLTAEQLALRLYGERGNPTTVRAELHRLRDRLGGVLLTRPYRLSADVRGDFLAVRDALRAGDVTTAAAAYRGELLPRSDAPVVRDEREDLVAALRRGLLDRGDAEALWAFALVAEDVAVLERLVRLLPRTDPRRGVASARLRRALV; this is encoded by the coding sequence ATGCAACCGGACCCGGGACGGCTCGCGCACGTGCGCGACGTGGTGCTGGGCGGGGATCGGGCTCGTGGTGCGCGGCAGCTGATCGTGGACTCGTGGCGGCGGTCGCTGGCCGCGCGGGTCGACCCCGAGCGGCACGAGGCGCCGGTGGTGCTCGACCCGGACGAGGTCGCCGACCTGCGCGGGGCGCACCCGCTCGCGGCGGTGCTGCCGGTGCTGCGCGAGACGCTGCTCGGCATCGCCGACGAGGCGCAGCACGTCATGATCGTCACCGACGCGGACGGCAACGTCCTGTGGTGCGAGGGCTCGACGTCCGTGCGCGGCCTGGCCGAACGGGTGCGGCTGACCGAGGGCGCGTGCTGGGCCGAGTCCTCGGCGGGCACGAACGCGATGGGCACCGCGCTGGCGGTCGGCGCGCCGGTGACCGTGCACTCCGCCGAGCACCTGGTGCGGACCTACCACGGGTGGACGTGCTCGGCGAGCCCCGTGCGCGACCCCGACACCGGCCGCACGATCGGCGTGGTGGACGTCAGCGGGCCGTTGAGCAGCACGCACCCGGCGATGGCGGCGCTGGTGTCGGCCGCCGCGCGGTTGGCCGAGAGCCAGGCGCAGGTGCGGCTGGCGGCCCGCGACGAGCGGTTGCGGGCGGTGAACCTGCGGCACCTGGTCGGCCTGCGCGGCGAGCCGGGCGCGCTGCTCGGCCCGAGCGGCCGGGTGCTGACCGCCGTGCCGGACCTCCCGGTCGCGCGGGTAGACGTGACGGCCGACCGGGTGCGGTTGCCCGACGGCCGGGAAGCGCTCCTGGAGCCGTTGGACGAGGGGTACCTGCTCCGGGTGCCACGACCGGGCAACCGAAGACCCGTGCTGTCGCTGCGGTTCCTGGGCGAGCCGACCGGCTCCCTGGACGGCCGGCCGCTGGCGCTGTCGCTGCGGCACGCCGAGCTGCTGACGGCGCTGGCGCTGCACCCGCGCGGGCTGACCGCCGAGCAGCTGGCGCTGCGGCTGTACGGCGAGCGCGGCAACCCGACCACCGTGCGGGCCGAGCTGCACCGGTTGCGCGACCGGCTCGGCGGGGTGCTGCTGACCAGGCCGTACCGGCTGTCGGCCGACGTCCGCGGCGACTTCCTGGCGGTGCGCGACGCGCTGCGCGCCGGCGACGTCACGACGGCCGCGGCGGCGTACCGGGGCGAGCTGCTGCCCCGGTCCGACGCGCCGGTGGTGCGCGACGAGCGGGAGGACCTGGTGGCGGCGCTGCGCCGGGGCCTGCTCGACCGGGGCGACGCGGAGGCGCTGTGGGCGTTCGCGCTCGTGGCGGAGGACGTGGCGGTGCTGGAGCGGCTGGTGCGCCTGCTGCCGCGCACCGACCCGCGCCGCGGGGTGGCCTCCGCCCGGCTGCGACGCGCCCTGGTCTGA
- a CDS encoding aldehyde dehydrogenase family protein gives MARHVAPGEPGSTVSYRDRYDHFIGGEYAPPAGGGYFADRTPVTGEVFTEVARGSAEDVERALDAAHGAARRWGRTSAAERATVLNEVADRLEDHLDGLAVAETWDTGAPIRETLADLPSVVDCFRYFAGVILAREGGVARLGDDLVAYHFPEPLGVVDRPIPWDFPLLTAAVNLAPALAAGNTAVLRPAEQAPASIHVLVGLVADLLPPGVLNVVNGVAAGGPPSGRGADIFFADVAAHSDAFYERALAGFRTFALDRALVQSPIHDRFLADATARAEAAGLGHPLDTGTTVGALIDHDRLDRTLSLLDVARRDGARVVCGGERADLGGGLSGGCYLTPTIVVGESRVAPAELVGPVVSVTSFDHFDDAVKELGGTASGVGVWSREAGVGFGAGRRVQARRVRVNTFRSGSGADRRSLLDQYQRTKTILVEQGF, from the coding sequence ATGGCCAGACACGTGGCGCCGGGCGAGCCGGGCAGCACCGTGTCGTACCGGGACCGGTACGACCACTTCATCGGCGGCGAGTACGCGCCACCGGCCGGCGGCGGCTACTTCGCCGACCGGACCCCGGTCACCGGCGAGGTGTTCACCGAGGTGGCCAGGGGCTCCGCCGAGGACGTGGAACGGGCGCTGGACGCCGCGCACGGCGCCGCGCGGAGGTGGGGTCGCACGTCCGCGGCCGAACGGGCGACCGTGCTGAACGAGGTCGCCGACCGCCTGGAGGACCACCTCGACGGCCTCGCCGTGGCCGAGACGTGGGACACCGGCGCGCCGATCCGCGAGACGCTGGCCGACCTGCCCTCGGTGGTCGACTGCTTCCGCTACTTCGCGGGCGTGATCCTGGCCAGGGAGGGCGGTGTCGCGCGGCTCGGCGACGACCTGGTCGCCTACCACTTCCCGGAACCGCTCGGCGTGGTCGACCGGCCGATCCCGTGGGACTTCCCGCTGCTCACGGCCGCGGTGAACCTCGCGCCCGCGCTGGCCGCCGGCAACACCGCGGTGCTGCGGCCCGCCGAGCAGGCCCCCGCGTCGATCCACGTGCTGGTCGGCCTGGTCGCCGACCTGCTGCCGCCGGGCGTGCTCAACGTGGTCAACGGCGTGGCGGCGGGCGGGCCGCCGAGCGGCCGGGGCGCCGACATCTTCTTCGCCGACGTGGCCGCGCACAGCGACGCGTTCTACGAGCGGGCGCTGGCGGGCTTCCGCACGTTCGCCCTGGACCGGGCGCTGGTGCAGAGCCCGATCCACGACCGGTTCCTGGCCGACGCCACCGCGCGGGCCGAGGCGGCCGGGCTGGGCCACCCGCTGGACACCGGGACCACCGTCGGCGCGCTGATCGACCACGACCGGCTCGACCGGACCCTGTCGCTGCTCGACGTCGCCCGGCGGGACGGCGCCCGGGTCGTCTGCGGCGGCGAGCGCGCGGACCTCGGCGGCGGGCTGTCCGGCGGGTGCTACCTCACGCCGACGATCGTCGTCGGCGAGTCCCGCGTGGCCCCGGCCGAACTCGTCGGCCCGGTCGTGTCGGTGACCTCGTTCGACCACTTCGACGACGCGGTGAAGGAGCTGGGCGGCACCGCGAGCGGCGTCGGCGTGTGGTCCAGGGAGGCGGGCGTCGGCTTCGGCGCGGGCCGCCGGGTGCAGGCGCGCCGGGTGCGGGTGAACACGTTCCGGTCCGGTTCCGGCGCGGACCGCCGCTCCCTGCTCGACCAGTACCAGCGGACGAAGACGATCCTGGTCGAGCAGGGCTTCTGA
- a CDS encoding DUF6412 domain-containing protein — MARLQVLPALCLPALYALTLLGTPAELLAAVTAAALVVLLLTTAPVVQAAPAWVRSLSIREKSLRAAFLRLRDPDAAGRPRPRAPGLGLSS, encoded by the coding sequence ATGGCCAGGCTGCAGGTGCTGCCGGCGCTGTGCCTGCCCGCGCTCTACGCCCTCACCCTCCTCGGCACGCCCGCCGAGCTGCTGGCCGCCGTGACGGCCGCGGCCCTGGTCGTGCTGCTGCTCACCACCGCGCCGGTGGTGCAGGCCGCGCCCGCGTGGGTGCGGTCGCTGTCGATCCGCGAGAAGTCGCTGCGCGCCGCGTTCCTGCGGTTGCGCGACCCCGACGCGGCGGGTCGCCCCCGTCCTCGAGCACCGGGACTCGGCCT
- a CDS encoding DUF402 domain-containing protein has translation MGYFRPGDVALRREVLHGAPWAVTPTRVVRDGPDLLVVYTAPGTEFGFHPHPRTHHWQELGRTRWNGIGKLQLHRPGDAYSVDLYWQGEQRRFAGFYLNLQEPFRRTAFGFDTLDHAIDFWAPVDGDWRELDRDEFEQMVADGKYDAAEAESIRRTAEAVGAMLTSGDTWWDPAWGRWEPDPAWPAPVLPHGWLDHPLP, from the coding sequence ATGGGGTACTTCCGGCCGGGTGACGTGGCGCTGCGCCGCGAGGTGCTGCACGGCGCGCCGTGGGCGGTGACGCCGACCCGGGTGGTGCGCGACGGCCCGGACCTGCTGGTCGTGTACACCGCGCCGGGCACCGAGTTCGGCTTCCACCCGCACCCGCGCACCCACCACTGGCAGGAGCTGGGCCGCACCCGCTGGAACGGCATCGGCAAGCTCCAGCTGCACCGCCCCGGCGACGCCTACTCGGTCGACCTGTACTGGCAGGGCGAGCAGCGCCGGTTCGCGGGCTTCTACCTGAACCTCCAGGAGCCGTTCCGGCGCACGGCGTTCGGCTTCGACACGCTCGACCACGCGATCGACTTCTGGGCGCCGGTCGACGGCGACTGGCGGGAGCTGGACCGCGACGAGTTCGAGCAGATGGTCGCCGACGGCAAGTACGACGCCGCCGAGGCCGAGTCGATCCGGCGCACCGCCGAGGCGGTCGGGGCGATGCTGACCAGCGGCGACACGTGGTGGGACCCGGCGTGGGGGCGGTGGGAGCCGGACCCGGCCTGGCCGGCGCCGGTGCTGCCGCACGGCTGGCTGGACCACCCGCTGCCGTGA
- a CDS encoding uridine kinase, giving the protein MKVVPLSPQALVDELVGRVDALPRATWARVLLDGARPTRPGELADALVEPLRALGRPVLRVSADDFLRPASVRLEHGREDPDSFRDSWLDVGGLVREVLEPLDPGGSGRVLPALWNAATDRAHRAGYTTLGAGGVLLLDGTVLLDKWLPSELTVHLWLSEGALARQMPDEWRWTLPAYAEYEPRADVTVRYDHPARPALVG; this is encoded by the coding sequence GTGAAGGTCGTCCCGCTCTCCCCGCAAGCCCTGGTCGACGAGCTGGTCGGGCGCGTCGACGCGTTGCCGCGCGCCACGTGGGCCCGGGTGCTGCTCGACGGCGCCCGGCCGACCAGGCCCGGCGAGCTGGCGGACGCCCTGGTGGAGCCGCTGCGCGCGTTGGGGCGCCCGGTGCTGCGCGTGTCGGCCGACGACTTCCTGCGGCCCGCGTCGGTCCGGCTGGAGCACGGCCGCGAAGACCCGGACTCGTTCCGCGACTCGTGGCTGGACGTCGGCGGGCTGGTCCGCGAGGTGCTGGAACCGCTCGACCCCGGCGGGTCGGGACGGGTGCTGCCGGCGCTGTGGAACGCCGCGACGGACCGGGCGCACCGGGCCGGCTACACGACGCTCGGCGCGGGCGGCGTGCTGCTGCTGGACGGCACGGTGCTGCTGGACAAGTGGCTGCCGTCGGAGCTGACCGTGCACCTGTGGCTGTCCGAGGGCGCGTTGGCCCGGCAGATGCCCGACGAGTGGCGCTGGACGCTGCCCGCGTACGCCGAGTACGAGCCGCGGGCCGATGTGACGGTGCGCTACGACCACCCCGCACGGCCCGCGCTCGTGGGATAG